AAAGAATAGATATTCTTTGGCTACCTTATTTTTTGGTGCTATatgtctatatatttttttatagagTTGAATTATACAAGTTCTGATAACTCCTTGAAACAGGAATTAATGATTCTAAGATCAATGATGGGCCATGCAAATTGAAGATCCAAGCCATTGAAAATGATCCACACTACAACAAATACTTAAAATCCAAAGTTTATAAATTATGATCTCTAACCTATCTATCATGATCTATACTAAGGAGTAAtagatttttcctttttttctctcacTATTTCCAACCAACCACCTGGCTAAGAACTACTCCATCCATGATCACCATCTTTCTTACAGGGTAGCGTAGGGTAAAGAAGGATTAGAAACAAAAAGGCAGGAGTATTAGGAAAATCTGTAAGAatagattttgaattcaattgaCAAGTGCTCTTTTGTCATTCAACTTTCCTTGGACAATAGCCCATCCACCCATGTATTTTTGTCTCCCTcttcctttttatatatataagagCTGCTTGAGAAAGCTAAGTATGGAGCTTGATCAGAGATTCTTCTTGAACGATGGAGGTCCAGTTGTGAACGAGGAATGCCACCTGTTTGGCTATTTCTCCTGCTGAGTAGGCTTTGAATTGGAAGATTCTATTGTTTCGCTCTTTCCAAATACAGCAGCATGTTACTGTAACTACAGTTTCAATAGCTAGGTTTTTTTTCAAATGCTACTCATGTGTGAGCCGCAAACTCTAACATGGGTCTCTCTCATGATGTATTTATCTTCTTCATGGTGACACATCTCAGTAGCATCCCATTGAAGGCCCTTTTGTATGTGTCCACCAGATATAAGGTACGTAGTAGCCATCATTATAAGAGTACGATGATTATAAGCAGTGGCTTCTTTGAGACATCTGAATCTTCCAAGTGCCTTTTGAAGTGTTTAAACCATGGGGTTACAATTCTTGGTGGAGGGAGTGATTTGGATTTTATAACAACAATGAATCAGTCCATCCTATTCGGCTATATGTAGCTTTATTATGTCTCCTTTCAAAATGTTCCCCCAAGGGATCAATGTGTCTAGGATATCGTCGTATTGATTCCTCATTCTAGGCATACAATACAATGGAAGCTGACTTCTCCAAattctaaaattaatttttgcatgtGTTCTTGATATGGAACAAAATTGTCATCCCTATTTTTCCAATCCCTATTGGTTTGTGACACAATAAGCATCAAGCTTCCATATATATCAACTCTTTTGACATCCAAGTTCAGGGCCATTCTTAATTCTAAAATGCATGCTTCATATTTGGCCATGTTGTGTATGTGTTCAAAATTTAATCTGATCGCTTCCAGTATCTGAGCACTACTTGGTGGTTTTAAGAATTCTCCTATACGTCTGGGCTAGATGATTGAGTGCACCATCAAAATACATCTTCCATCTCTGATCTATTTCCGAAGATGAGCCAGCTTCTTCCAATAGAAAATTCTGTTCCCTTATGGATTTCTATGTTGCATTCGTGATGTCAAACTCTGAGATATCAACGGAGCCAAAATTTTTTTACTGAGTAAAGAGATCATTATTTACTGAAGAGAATCTGATGCAGGCATAGGGATAGGAGTGGGTGGTGATGTAGGACATGGATTAACACGGGTGCGAAGACTAGAGCAAGTATAGAAGCTGCAAATGCAAGAGTCATGATCTGATGTGTCAATTGAATGGAAGGTTGAGGTACAAAAATATCACCCTTTGAGAAAGGGAATAGCAGTTGGGGCCAAGGTGGGTCAAGAGGGACCAGGAGCTGCAGGTGCAGCCTGTGAAAATTAATTAGGTGCACATGAAACGAAGGTGATTAAGTCTCTAGGTTGCAACGTAGATGTAGATGTCAACTCGTGAAGTGAAGCCTATATTCTTGTCGGGTCATGAAATTTCTATTACATATTCCTGATGATCTTCACTCTCATTCTCCTAATTCCAAGCGAATCAACACAAATGAGAGATTCAAGTGGAGGCTACAAAGCACTAGCAAATTATAAAATAACACAAGTTACAACTTATTTGCTCTCCTCTCACAATACAACGAAGATTGCAATCATACATCACTAGATTATGAAACAAGGCTGTAGATCTATGCTTAGAATATTTATAGTCTACATCCCTCCTGACAAATCATTGGCCATGATTTGTTTGGCTCTTGTCGACATTTCCTAACATGCTCATTAATGATTGCACATGGCTAATTATTGATACAAATAGTTATAAAATTATAGCTTGAGCCATATTATTGTGTATGACACAGAAATACTCGCGCACACACACccacagagaaagagagagagagagagagagagagagagagggaggactcCTCCCAATCCCGGAGCGACTGCTAGCTGAGCGGGGAccgagggaggaggaggggagagagagatgcgTGCATGATGGGAGCCATGTGTCAAAAGGAATCCAGACGCAGGCAACTTTCGTCTCTTTCCATCCATTTCTATGCCCCATTTAGTACTGCTACTGATTCTTCCATGTGCCCGTGAGAAGACATTCCTTGATCACTTTTCCTTTCCTCATCTATATATCCCATACTACCGCAGAGCCTCTCTTGCCATGGGTTTCCAAGTTATGTTGCGAGGTTCCTCCGAAGGCCGCTATCAGAGGCTGCAGAGTGAAGTCGAGAAAGCTACGAGGCCTCGAAGGCGATGGCTGCGGAAGGCGAACGGCAAGATGATATCCTTCCGGATATCCCCTTCCAAGAGATTCAAATGGATGAGGTTCATCGTGCTGCGGAGGAGGGTTGCAGAATTATATTCTGAGGTTGTGAAAACAATGTTGGGCGTGGATGCAGGTCCTGCAATCATCTTTTCTTGCCAGTGGGGACTGCCAGTGCTCTCCTATCCCTCACTTGGCTGTAGGAAGAGGGTGGTCTCCCTACACAGAAACCTCTCTTTCTCATGAGCTGCATCTTTTGTAAcattaatatattttctttactTGTTTCGTCTACCTTAGTTATTTCCAGTGGTGATCTACTCCATTCCTTGTTTGGAACATAATTCTAGGTCTTATGTCTCTCCACACAAGTACCTTCTTTTATGCCTTTCCATCTCACCCATACCGTACCAAATAGTACCGAACGTACCGTACTGTATccgttcggtaccggtaccggtatcGGTGGCATACCGATTTTCGGTAcgtcaaaaaaatttcataccatactgtaccgacattatactagtgtggcaccggtatggaGTCCGGTACCGGTTTGGCGAACCTTGATATCATCTGactccttttctctttttccatcATGAATTCTTCTGCACCCCAATGGAGCTACCACGCTCCAGTCTCTGCCTTTCTCCTCCTCTACTCTAGCGTTCTCTCGCTCCCCATTCTGGTGTTCTAGAGATGCTAGCTGTCTGTTTGCTTCATAAACCTAATATTCCTTCTTCATTCTTCTCCAGttcctgtgaatcatgtcttgctCACAGCATTCACTGGCCGCGAAATCAAAGAGGAGAGTCCGTTTTTTTGGATCGCGAGATTACCCTTCTCGATATATTCAATCCAAATATATGATTTCCAAGGAAGTTGGTTACTCATATTGCCGACAGTGAGAAGGAATTTTGATAATCCCACATGAAAAGGTGGGCTAGTTGATAAATTTAGAGCATTAGCCATCACACAAAAAATCACTACTTTGTTTAACAACATGATACATCCACATGAGCCATCCCCAATTATTCCCATCGTGAAGTCAGACGTGAAAAATGTTAAAAGAAGGTCCTGCATACCCTTGTGTTTATAGATTAATATGATTTATATAAAATAGACTGCATTTCAACAATATTTAGGAtaaccaattaaaaatataaaatgagaGTCATGAAAGATGTTCAGCTTTCAGCAGATAATTTAAGTGAATAGTAAATAACTTGAGAATACTTGGCGAATAAGGATCCATAAAGCTAATCCCAAGTAGTTGGAAAAAGGTTAGATGAATATCGCTATTGTTATGGTTACGAACAGTTTAAGTTTAGGTTAAAATTAATTGAGTTGGCTCGAGCTTGATTTGATTACAAAATATGTTGACTCGGAGCTGGCCCTCCTACACTGAGCTTGGCTAGTTTACACACATTTTCATTAGAATAACTATCTTTTTTGCTTTGAAGTACAATCTATTGATTGGTTAATCACTTTTCTCATGTCTATCTCTTGCCCCTATCGTTAATCCTAATGCTAAAACAATCAAATGGATTTGTTCAGAAGTATGCtatcaaatatcaattttgccaTCCATTAAGCTAGCCATGCGGTGTCTCTACCGTTAGTATCTTGAATTAGTCATGGAAAGAAGATGGAAGATAAGTCAGATTATGGTAGGgctatgaaaaaaaaaggggcaaaACATATATTAGttcaatctttcatgaaaattataatcacttggaaaaaaaatcatagtTAGCAATGGTAAAAGGGTTGGTGGATGGGAGGGGCAAATCCATAGTCACAAGTTCAACATTTGGTAACAATTTGGCTGGAGGTAAAGATTTAGGGTTTGGGAAGATCTAGCTGATTCCTCTAAAAGTTAGGAAAAAAATGGATAACAAAAtactaaagaaaaatattaaaattaattcTTTCGAAAGTTTATATActtatttatgtaaaaaatatggaagagaagaatgataaacaatagCAAAAACAATGGCCACATTAACAATGTCCACTATCTTCAGTTTGTGAGCATATACATTTCCAAAGTAGCTTTGACTAAGTTGTGAACAAATCCTGAAGTATGCGTCCAGTTTGATTTGCTGATCGACAATAATTCATATACAGAACcattcaaccaaagaaaaaatTGAGAATAATTCAaggattttttaaataatttggcGAACATTGTTATTGTCAATCCATCTATCCACATCAATGAGGCATGCTAGACCTACTTGGCCATGTATGTCTCCATCACACACAGTGGGTCTGTGATTTCTCAAGTCCTGATCCTGCCTTGTTTCTGTTTTTCCCTGCGCACATTTATGTTTTTCAGGATTATTTTATGGAACATTTGATAAATGACATGCATAATAGTTAGGTCGTATATATTATTAGTTTCTATGGTATGGGTAAGCCTTCATCTAAACTGGCAGCCAATCGAGCTCATGCATTGGACTAGACCTGCAAGTCTAGTTTTGGAAATCCAACATACAGCACTCATTGCCACCCTTCTGTAGATATGCTAGCCATACTCGGCCTAAACAAGTGCTAAACTGGTGCTTACCCACATCAAATTGCTGACGATGTCCACCCAAATATGAAGCTAGGGAGCAACTTTGATACCTACCCATCTGCTGGCCAATTTCACTCCATATGTGCATGAAGGTCTCGCAATCCCTTTGGATATCCTGAAAAAAAGGCATGCAGACAAGTGCTTTGCTTGGAAGCAGTGCAATAGCGAGTAGAGACCGCAGAATCATCTCCAATCAAAGGTTATCCAAAGAACCATTTTTTCCAATGAAATAGTTTCTCCCAAACATCCCTCGATCATAGGTTTGGTTGGTTGTAAAAGATGAAGGATGGCTCTTGGAAGACTATTATCAATATCATAAGCCTGCTCCAACCATTGTAGGTGTTACTTCTCATAAAAAACCCGTCTAATTAGTTCATTATTCAGGTAGCCAGTATGTGAATTGGAGGTCCCATTTGAATAGAAAGGCTTTAGCACTCCCTATTTATTCCGTCAAACAAAGAATAGAAAGGACAAGAAGCTGATGCAAGAATGGTACCCCAGTTATTATGGCTTCCATCTACTCCATCTGTCATGAGAGATGTCTCAGTTTTAGTGAACAACTACTTCAATGGTTACAAGCAACAACCACTCCAATGGTGCCCTAGAAGCCATGCCAAGCACAAAAACCGCAATAGTTAACACCTTCATAAATACTTCTTTGTTTTGAGAATAATGGTGGgaattctctgtttttttttttgtgccaaAGTCATGGAAGAATTTTCCATGTCACATATTTGGAAAAACACCTCCCAAGGTTCAACCATAAATTCTCCACCCATTGAAAGATGGGTGCAACCAAGACTAAGCCTTGCTTGCTGATGATAGTCTTCATTTTCTCTACATTGCCTTctaccatattttcttaatgaaaAAACAGCAGAACAGATGTTACTCTTGCATCACTATTTGATTTCACTACATTTATACTACCAATTTAAAGTAATTTAATTatgaaattataaataaaaatattcagTGTATGACTTTGGGAGTGTGTGAAACTTTATGCTCGGTGAATTCACAGATAGGTGTGCAGGCATAGAGCAGATTTTTCAGAAGCCTTCCATGTTGTATGAGGGGGTTGGAGCCAACTAAAATACAACCACAGCATAGCAATTTGCATCATTGAGCTGAAAAGTTAATGATACTGTCCCAAATTTTGGTTGAACTTGTTGCATCATTTACACCAATGTTTATACCACTTGGATAACTTCAACCAtggaaggagaatcatcaaaaagtTCTCAATTCTACTAACTTTTTTCCAGGGTTTTCAGAAGCCGACCAATCATACTAGTGAGTTTATATGTGTTTCATATATAATCTAACAAAATCCTAGAAGGTTACCACAAGTGTGCATGAGCTTGAACTacaaaagcaataaaaaaaaatatgcctTCCTGTATGATGCACCCTATCCAAATTTGTAATGGATAAGTTAGGACAGGTTTAGGGCATATCAAACAAGACTGTTCTGACTACCAGCACAATTCAGAGGCTTGaaactatttatatataaaaccTAGCAGCCCAGTACCCCAGCCTGTTAGTTTGAGTCCCTTCATTTTGGAagtttcaaaaccctcagaccCTAAATTGAAACCCTCAATGCGTTGTTCCCATGAAACCCTCTACAGACAGAGGCAAAGAAAGGTTCGAAGCTGGAGCCTCCTGCGAAACCCTCTGGCCTCTGTTCCCCTTCAGAACCCTCTAGgtactctctctccctccctttttctctctccttctctctctctcggttgtCATCACTGGCCGCCACCCCCCTTAGAAGCTCTCAGGAGgcccctctttttctctccctccccctccctctccctctccctctcttggtcTTCGCCAGCCTCCGTCCCCCTTCCAAGCTTCCCGAAGGCCTCAGCCTCTCTATCTTTCGCTCtctatctccctctctctcctctccctcttcctctctctccttctcccttttcccctctctcttcctattTCGGTTCACCCCGGAATGGCATGGTACAGACCCATACCATACCGAATTAGTCACCAGCCGATACAAGCCCTGCTACCACGTTGGCAAACCTTTGTTCTAGCAACATACTTTTCACCAATCAGATCTTGTCAATTGATATGTCCATTCGAATTGGTTAGGTCTTTGGTCCTCCCAATTCTTTTAGACCCTTTTCTTGTAAATCCAAACACGTCTTCTTAACATGTCTTAGATCTTTGCTAATCATACGTAAATTCTCAATCACTAGTGTGAGTTATATGTTTTCTCTAATTTGCTTAGATTAGCCTGCATCCACCTCAAACTCTCACATCCCTATGCTCATCTTATGTGCACTGACATGTAGATAACATAACATTTTAATCACTTCAACTTTGTCAGCATTATTCACATAAAAGAATCGACTCACAAAACCTAAAAACCCCTCTCAAGTACCTAATATTTAGAATAGACATTGCTCATTACAGGATCTTTTTCTttgtaaaatagataaaaataaaaacatatgatCATGTAGAGGTATATCTTGGGCAACCCTTCTCTTCCTACTAAAGTTCCATTCATCTAATGAAAATGCTAGCTTCTAGCTTTTATAGTACAACTAACTCCATTATTTATGTTTTACTGATTTTTCCATTATGCAACATCCAGCAATCCTTCACATTGCAAGTTACCAGTCTAATGTTCCAGGGTATCTTGATGGCTGGTTTAAAATAGTGGAATTTTGCTCTGTAGGAAGCCATATCATGTGAACTTCAAAGTCTTGTGAAAATGCAATCTTTGAACATTTTGTTTTGATTTCACTTTCCTATTGAACATTGTGATACAGAATAGAGCACATAACTAACAAAGTGGAGAAAAGTCCCATGAATACTGAAACTAAATACAACTGTTGCCGAGTAAGGTAGGAAGGAAGGAATGAAATGGCTAGGTGGAGGGGGGGTAAAACTGCTTGCCTTAGTATAAAGGCTAGACTCTGCTTTCAATCCTTTAGGCATGTATCATTCATCACCCACGGCCAGCTCCAGTGCATAGTCATCCCTTTCCTGCATATTAAGCCAATAATTAATTGATCAAGAACTAAAATCAGTGGACCGTTCACAAAATGCTGTGGACCATGTAAATTTGACTGCAAGTACTTATGAATTCATATTATGTGCAAGTAATATACAATTCACATTGTGCTGCAAAAACAATAACACATACAAACCACATCTAAATTTTGCTTCATATATGTGCTGCAGCTGTAAAATCAAGGATCTAATGTCTTCCCCGGACATGACAATCCCTTGAAGATGTaaggggaagaagaaaacaaggcaAGCAGCATTTGCTTGGTTGTTCAGAAAACATGGGAATGTTCCAAGCAAATGTATAGAAAGTTGCATGTTAACACTAGCATGTGCATATGCATGtactaaaatcttaattttgattttcattttttctCAATCTAATTATCGTTCTCATCAAAAGGAAGGCTGAGAAAACTCACAATAGGTCCTCGTGCAAAATATCGTCCAAATTGAAGCCAGTAAACCTACAAAGTAAAAGGAGGTTATATTGACTGATATCATGGTATAGTCTAACCTGTCCATGATatttagaaagaaaagaaagagtttaCGGGTTCACTCTCTCGGAGCTTTATTTTTAATAGTCTTAACAAGTGTTGCTTTGAAATGTCatacctcatcctcatcctgaGTTTCAACTTCAATATCAGAAGATGGGAAGCCCACACAAAGTAATGCATAACCCTGAAAAGAGTGGTAAATATATTAATTCTTTTAAATCTCTTCAATATAATTAGCTGCAAGGGACACAGTAGAACATCATAAAATAACTGAAAATTATCAAAATGAGGAAAAAAATCATAGTGATAATCATTTTGACTCTAATATGTATTTAAAATTGTAAATTAACATAATATAAATAAGTAcgtttcaaaattttcaaattagcCTATTATCTTCAGACTGACCATATAGACTATGAAATGTTAATTATACTATTTataattcatataattttagttgtCTCAAATGCATGCCTATTATTACAGGTACAGATATAATGAAATTCCCAATACTTCAAAAGAGTAGCAATCAGAAATGCAACAACTTACCATACTATACATTGAACAATAAGTCTGCAATGATCTCTAAAAGTTCTATGTTCATACTTGCTAGATTTTGGTAGTAGCAAATTAATATAGAAAAGTTAGAAAATTGCTTAACCATGATGATGTTCTGCACTATAAATAGCAGCGTGTGCGGTATTGCCTTGAAGTTGCCTTAATTAAGTAATAAACACAGTGCTGAGAAAATGATACAAGGTGGTTAGCCTCGTACAAAGCCTACGTAGCTCTCCTTATCAAAAGGGAATTATTTCAGAATTCTGGCATTATGTAAGGATGCCAAAACAaagtgtttttttcttttataatgaCCAGGAGTTTAGtgattttttttcagaaatattCTGATTCTAGGATCTAAAGCAAATAGTTTGGATGGCGGGGTATCTAAAGGGTCTATTTATCTAAACAACAATTCCATatgtgtattttttttaatgggcACTATGCACAttcttcactcttcaatgaacCCATAAATGTCAATTAACATCTAATAcaagagaaaacaaaagaaaacaggGCTTTAATTATAAATCAGCCACAGAAAACGCCCAACATCTGCTGACTTGGTTTATCAACCaattttttgctttattttccTGTGAAGATTGAATGCACCCCTCTCTAATGAGAAGTTTGTAGGAGGAAGTGTCAGTTTTCCGTGAACTGACATGTGCTTTATTCTCTGCAGTGAAAGTTTAGAAAGCCAATATTTCCTCTCTGCTAATGTAGCTGGATTTGGAGCCAGCCCTCCCTATTTGTCTTTCTTGAGAGtatagatggaaatccaagTCTACAGATATATACTGATCAATACTGAatgaagaaatctgggataaaCTATGGcttgacaaaaagaaaaaaaaaaaaatcaagtgtgATCTTAAAGCTTCTTAAGAAAAATTGCATATAACTTCAGTCTTCAAATGTAAAACAGTTTGCTGATGGTTGTGTGATGTTCTTCGGGATTCATAATGTTCGTTTTTGGTTCACAATATTTTTTACATTCGAAAATGAGAATTTCACTCCacaaaacagaaaagaaaagcagtTCGCATCGTGGACTATAAGATTAAACGTAAAAGTATTCATAGCATGGGGCTGAGGTCATGATGCAAAAGGCTCATAGTATGTAAGACAGAAAAAAATCAGCTAATTGCAGAAACTTTACCATTGAAGCACAAAATAAAAAAGTGCGAAAGCAAAACAACCTTAGATTTCAGTTCCGCAGATATTCCAAGAGCATCGGGTTGTTTAATTTGACCAGATTTTATTCGAACTGCACAGCTTGTACAGCAACCTAGTCATGAAATTCAACCGAGGTCAGTATCTTCAATTTTCAAGAGCAAATTTTTGTTCCTTTTATTGattggaaagaaaaaggaaattgaTGCTAACACATGCAGGCAAAGCAGATACAAGTTCTGACACGAATTGACAAGCATTCTAGTTTTATTCCACTTTTAGATATGAGAGGAAGgatatagaagaagaagaagaatccgtTGGATACCAAATAATGGAAAACATACACAATCATTTCCCCATTATGTGATCCTCTGATAAATGAACAAATGCATCTTTATGGCAAGGCATGAGGAAAGCTTGAGAATTTCGTACATGATTGCCAACGAAAGAGTTGCTTTACTATGCTAATGGATACAGCTGAGTGAGTATTCATAAATCATGCATTACAGGTGCGGATTTCCTTTTTGTCCTTCAGCTAGTAGAGGTGGCTTAGGCCATCGAAGCTTCCACCAAAAGGTGGGTGTGTGTTGAATATTGGTTCAGGGTGACCAATGCATCACTGATTGCATCGCAATTAGCAATTTAGGGTAAATTACGCATCGAGGCAGCAATATGAAGCATAAGAAAGCACCATATCTTATTAAATCGTGGATTCTATGCACGCTAGAAGAATTATAACCATATAAACAAAACGAGGCATAGGAAGCAAAGATGCTATTCCTGGGGAGTGGAGTGGAAGGAGTTTGTACCGTGGCGGCAGGCAAAGGGGAGGGAGATGTTCTGGGCTTCCGCGGTGTGGAGGATGTACTGGTCCTACAGCTCAGTCCAGACccagaaaaaaaattaagatgcTCTCCAACCTGACGAAGCAATgaaggagagaagagaagagaagagaggagggattGATTCGATCAAAACGGTGGAACTGAAAAGAATCGATACCTCGGGGACAAGGAAGTGGTGGACGACTCCCCGCTGGCGGTTGTGGACGGTGACGCGGTGAGTGGGAACGGACGAGGAGGAGGACGTGATCTTCTTTGGGCTTTTCCTACTGGAG
This is a stretch of genomic DNA from Phoenix dactylifera cultivar Barhee BC4 chromosome 9, palm_55x_up_171113_PBpolish2nd_filt_p, whole genome shotgun sequence. It encodes these proteins:
- the LOC120111900 gene encoding ferredoxin C 2, chloroplastic-like, producing the protein MAMDLRILSCNGHGSFLLASSPYRNRFLLPRPENGGHHHSSRKSPKKITSSSSSVPTHRVTVHNRQRGVVHHFLVPEDQYILHTAEAQNISLPFACRHGCCTSCAVRIKSGQIKQPDALGISAELKSKGYALLCVGFPSSDIEVETQDEDEVYWLQFGRYFARGPIERDDYALELAVGDE